From the genome of Ziziphus jujuba cultivar Dongzao chromosome 6, ASM3175591v1, one region includes:
- the LOC132804160 gene encoding E3 ubiquitin-protein ligase PRT6, with protein MDIDSPSESVSLKPRDRIVRNITQLGVPGEFLDKLQPGLVAFVKHNKTWIPELVSAILPSDEEVVEVLREAKLAAGSKKPSTGPTMKPRFRESMAWLQWLMFEDEPMVVLRNLSKLSVGQRGVCGAVWGHNDIAYRCRTCEHDPTCAICVSCFQNGNHEDHDYSIIYTGGGCCDCGDVTAWKREGFCSKHKGAEQIQPLPEEYANSVGPVLNEIFLCWKNKLSLAEKICQENPRASDRVAEFKKVATELTFVVVEMLLEFCKYSESLLSFISKMVFSSVGLLDILVRAERFLNDAVVRKLHELLLKLLGEPVFKYEFSKAFISYYPTVVTEVIKQSTDTVLKKYSLLPTFSVQIFTVPTLTPRLVKEMNLLTMLLRCLGDIFSSCAGDDGRLQVAKWGNLNEITIRVVEDIRFVMSHALVPKYIIREQQDILRTWMRLLSFVQGMNPQKRETGLHIEEDNENMHLPFILGHSIANIHSLLVDGAFFVANSDETEDDILFLRYSKVGRLSQESSACSAMGRSSLFSCAPKISEDKSGADPCLLIPPYVTWLTYECLRAIENWLGVDNTSGNVLDILSPSSSSIAGSNFSALKKTLSKIRRGKYILGRLSSEDHGRQSSSLVYGDSQTCGHLQDGKSTGQEGNLMDVGESDSFNDCNLAVKDDGAVEGDCTMDVDGLRVLSLSDWPDIKYDVSLQDISIHIPLHRLLSLLLQKALRRCFGESMVTDINDGAGSASSLSPACTDFFGQILSGCHPYGFSSFIMEHPLRIRVFCAQVHSGMWRKNGDAALLSCELYRTIRWYEQGLELDLFLLQCAAALAPADTFVYRILERFGLSNYLSLNLERSSEYEPVLVQEMLTLIVQIVKERRFCGLTKAESLKRELIYKLAIGDTTHSQLVKSLPRDLSKFEQLQEILNTVAVYSNPSGFNQGTYSLQWAYWKELDLYHPRWNSRDLQVAEERYLRFCSISALTTRLPRWSKIYSPLKGVARIATCKAVIQIVHAVLFYAVFTDESTESRAPDTVLITALHLLSLSLDICFQLDKSSDRTCYDGDSIPMLAYAGEKFEEGLNYGAGEQSLLSLLVLLMRMHKKESSDNFLEAGNCNLSSLIESLLKKFAEIDSRCMTIIQKHAPETVSHLLQSFPNGETNISRSSFDSEKRKAKARERQAAILEKMRADQSKFLASIDSSEDDGSKFEQKENNLDIGNEEKESDQVVCSLCHDPNSKSPISFLVLLQKSKLLSFLDRGPPSWENPRNLDKVHVSIVTNKVTNQSESGNLSTGVGAVSSSQLAQLVQNAVTEFSNHGQPREVDAFLEFLKGWFPALRNIQVPCSTNNDREKDSYLFGTLEEDIFSSVQGEIHNKMTQFSSLEDKNFSTAGKGQATSGDAGCMLLGKYIASFSREMTEKPSVSENVCNDKVLEESTQVPAYDGFGPADCDGIYLSSCGHAVHQGCLDRYLSSLRERYIRRIVFEGGHIVDPDQGEFLCPVCRRLANSILPALPGEFQKALKQPISLGAGLSYAACPSDVLGKKANSLLLQQGLALLQSVANAAGRVETLKGFPLQKSERTFPNLEPLSRTLSKMYFPNRQEMLLGSARLSHSMLMWDMLKYSLLSMEIAARCGRTHMKPTYGLDALYKELESSSGFTLSLLLKIVQSTRSKNSLHVLQRFRGIQSFAESICSAVSVDRGGHTSEGNMLCILKNIDMEVSYPDIQFWNRASDPILAHDPFSSLMWVLFCLPYPFLSCEDSLLYLVHLFYAVTVVQAIITYCGKYQCNISELGLDDCLITDISKLTEKSGCIREYFFSNHIGHSGNIKNTIRSLSFPYLRRCALLFKMLNSSARVPFCEGDSVLDRSHAIHDMTDNTDSAQAEINEIERLEDMFKVPSLDFVLKDELLHSLAVNWFNHLCKEFEVNGLRSSMHCNPAAPFRLMHLPRLYQDLLQRYIKQRCSDCKSVLDEPALCLLCGRLCSPSWKSCCRESGCQTHAMACGAGTGVFLLIKRTTILLQRSARQAPWPSPYLDAFGEEDVEMHRGKPLYLNEERYAALTNMVASHGLDRSSKVLGQTTIGSFFMV; from the exons ATGGATATCGATTCCCCTTCTGAATCTGTTTCCCTAAAGCCCCGTGATCGAATCGTCCGG AATATTACTCAACTTGGAGTACCTGGGGAGTTTCTTGATAAGCTTCAGCCTGGTTTGGTTGCTTTTGTTAAGCATAATAAGACCTGGATACCGGAGTTGGTATCAGCTATATTACCTTCTGATGAGGAAGTGGTGGAAGTTCTCCGTGAAGCTAAGCTAGCAGCAGGGTCTAAAAAACCATCAACAGGTCCTACCATGAAACCACGATTTCGTGAAAGCATGGCATGGTTACAATGGTTGATGTTTGAGGATGAACCAATGGTTGTGTTGAGGAACCTTTCCAAATTGAGTGTTGGCCAGCGAGGTGTTTGTGGGGCTGTTTGGGGACATAATGATATAGCATATAGGTGCAGAACGTGTGAGCATGACCCAACATGTGCAATTTGTGTTTCATGTTTTCAGAATGGGAACCACGAGGACCATGACTATTCCATTATTTATACTGGTGGTGGTTGCTGTGACTGCGGAGATGTAACTGCATGGAAACGGGAAGGGTTTTGTTCAAAGCATAAAGGAGCAGAACAGATACAGCCTCTGCCGGAGGAGTATGCAAACTCTGTGGGTCCTGTTCTTAATGAAATATTTCTTTGTTGGAAAAACAAGCTTTCTCTTGCAGAAAAGATCTGTCAGGAAAACCCTAGAGCTAGTGATCGTGTTGCAGAGTTTAAGAAGGTTGCAACTGAGTTAACCTTTGTGGTTGTTGAAATGCTTTTGGAGTTCTGTAAGTACAGTGAGAGTTTACTTAGTTTTATTTCAAAGATGGTTTTCTCATCAGTTGGTTTATTGGATATTCTGGTGAGAGCAGAGAGGTTCTTGAATGATGCTGTCGTTAGAAAACTCCATGAGTTGCTCCTGAAATTGCTGGGAGAGCCTGTTTTCAAGTATGAATTTTCTAAGGCATTTATAAGTTATTATCCAACTGTTGTGACTGAAGTCATAAAGCAATCCACTGACACGGTTTTAAAAAAGTATTCGTTGCTTCCTACATTCTCTGTGCAAATCTTTACGGTGCCAACACTAACCCCTCGTCTTGTGAAGGAAATGAATCTGCTTACTATGCTGTTGAGATGTTTGGGAGATATTTTCAGTTCTTGTGCTGGTGATGATGGTCGTCTACAG gTTGCCAAGTGGGGGAATTTGAATGAGATTACTATTCGTGTGGTTGAAGATATTCGATTTGTTATGAGTCATGCTTTAGtgcccaaatatataatcaggGAGCAGCAAGATATCTTAAGAACCTGGATGAGGCTCTTGAGTTTTGTTCAAGGGATGAACCCTCAAAAGAGAGAAACGGGACTTCATATTGAAGAAGATAATGAGAATATGCATCTGCCTTTCATCTTAGGTCATTCTATTGCCAACATTCATTCTCTTTTGGTGGACGGGGCATTTTTTGTTGCTAACAGTGATGAGACAGAGGATGACATTCTTTTCCTTAGATACTCAAAAGTTGGACGGCTATCCCAAGAAAGTTCTGCATGCAGTGCAATGGGAAGGAGTAGTTTGTTTTCATGTGCACCTAAGATTTCTGAAGATAAATCAGGTGCTGATCCATGTCTTTTGATTCCACCATATGTCACATGGTTAACATATGAGTGCTTGAGGGCAATTGAAAATTGGTTAGGAGTTGATAATACATCTGGGAATGTTCTTGATATATTGTCTCCAAGTTCTAGCAGTATTGCTGGTAGCAATTTTTCGGCCCTGAAGAAAACATTATCTAAGATTAGAAGGGGCAAATACATTTTGGGTAGACTATCAAGTGAAGATCATGGTAGACAATCTTCTTCCCTTGTATATGGTGATTCACAAACATGTGGCCATTTGCAAGATGGTAAAAGTACAGGACAGGAGGGTAACTTGATGGATGTTGGTGAAAGTGATTCATTTAATGATTGCAACCTTGCTGTCAAGGATGATGGTGCAGTGGAAGGAGATTGCACCATGGATGTAGATGGTCTTCGTGTTCTGAGTTTGTCTGATTGGCCAGACATCAAATATGATGTTAGTTTGCAGGATATATCTATTCACATTCCCTTGCATCGGTTACTTTCCTTGCTTCTACAAAAAGCATTGAGAAGATGCTTTGGTGAATCGATGGTTACAGATATTAATGATGGTGCTGGTTCTGCGAGTTCATTGTCACCAGCCTGCACTGATTTCTTTGGACAAATTCTTAGTGGGTGCCACCCTTATGGGTTCTCTTCCTTCATTATGGAGCATCCTTTAAGGATTAGGGTATTTTGTGCTCAGGTTCATTCTGGAATGTGGCGGAAGAATGGGGATGCTGCTTTATTATCTTGTGAGTTGTATCGTACTATTCGCTG GTATGAACAGGGTTTGGAGCTTGATCTTTTTCTGCTGCAGTGTGCTGCTGCATTGGCTCCTGCTGATACGTTTGTCTATAGAATTTTAGAACGTTTTGGCCTATCAAACTACCTTTCTCTGAACCTTGAGCGTTCTAGTGAATATGAACCTGTTTTAGTGCAGGAGATGCTCACACTTATTGTACAAATAGTCAAAGAAAGGCGGTTTTGTGGGCTAACTAAGGCTGAAAGTTTAAAAAGGGAGTTAATTTATAAGTTAGCTATTGGAGACACTACTCATAGTCAGTTGGTGAAATCTCTTCCTCGTGACCTCTCCAAGTTTGAGCAGCTGCAGGAAATTTTGAATACCGTTGCTGTATATTCTAATCCATCTGGCTTTAATCAGGGGACATATTCACTACAATGGGCTTATTGGAAAGAGCTGGATTTGTATCATCCTCGTTGGAACTCGAGAGATTTGCAGGTTGCAGAAGAAAGATACTTACGCTTCTGTAGCATTTCTGCATTGACCACTCGGTTACCCAGATGGAGCAAGATATATTCTCCTCTCAAGGGTGTGGCTAGGATTGCTACCTGTAAAGCAGTCATTCAAATTGTCCATGCAGTGCTTTTTTATGCTGTTTTTACTGATGAGTCAACAGAATCACGTGCTCCTGATACTGTTCTTATAACAGCCCTGCACTTGCTCTCATTATCATTGGATATATGTTTTCAGCTGGACAAATCTAGTGATCGGACTTGCTATGATGGGGACTCAATTCCCATGCTAGCTTATGCTGGTGAAAAATTTGAGGAGGGATTAAATTATGGTGCTGGTGAACAAAGTTTGTTGTCCCTTCTTGTATTGTTGATGAGGATGcataaaaaagaaagttcaGACAACTTTTTGGAAGCAGGAAATTGCAACCTTTCTTCTTTAATTGAAAGTTTGTTGAAGAAGTTTGCAGAGATTGATTCTAGATGTATGACCATAATACAGAAACATGCACCTGAAACGGTTAGTCATCTTTTACAATCCTTTCCCAATGGTGAAACAAATATATCGAGGTCATCTTTCGATAGTGAGAAGCGCAAGGCTAAAGCCCGAGAGAGACAGGCTGCCATATTGGAAAAAATGAGAGCCGATCAATCTAAATTTTTGGCTAGCATTGATTCTTCTGAGGATGATGGTTCAAAATtcgaacaaaaagaaaataatcttGATATtggaaatgaagaaaaagaatctGATCAAGTTGTTTGCTCTCTTTGCCATGATCCAAATTCTAAAAGTCCTATATCCTTCTTGGTTCTTCTCCAAAAATCCAAGCTTTTGAGTTTTCTTGACAGAGGTCCCCCTTCATGGGAAAATCCTCGCAATTTAGACAAGGTGCATGTCTCAATTGTTACAAACAAGGTGACCAATCAGTCTGAAAGTGGCAATTTGTCTACTGGTGTAGGAGCGGTGTCATCTTCTCAGTTGGCACAGTTGGTTCAGAATGCAGTCACTGAATTTTCCAATCATGGTCAACCAAGGGAAGTTGATGCATTTCTAGAATTTCTCAAGGGCTGGTTCCCTGCATTAAGGAATATTCAAGTGCCATGTTCAACAAACAATGATAGGGAGAAggattcatatttatttgggaCATTGGAAGAAGATATTTTCTCTTCCGTTCAAGGAGAAATACACAATAAGATGACTCAATTCAGTTCCTTAGAAGATAAGAATTTTTCTACTGCTGGAAAGGGTCAAGCAACTAGCGGAGATGCTGGGTGTATGTTGCTTGGCAAATATATAGCTTCTTTTTCTAGAGAGATGACAGAAAAGCCTTCAGTTTCTGAAAATGTTTGTAATGATAAGGTGCTAGAAGAATCTACTCAGGTTCCAGCTTATGATGGATTTGGTCCAGCAGATTGTGATGGAATTTATCTTTCTTCCTGTGGACATGCCGTGCATCAAGGATGTCTTGATCGATATTTATCATCTTTGAGAGAGAG ATATATCAGGAGGATTGTTTTTGAAGGAGGGCATATTGTAGATCCAGATCAG GGGGAGTTTCTTTGCCCAGTATGTCGTCGACTTGCAAACTCTATTCTGCCTGCGTTACCCGGCGAGTTTCAGAAGGCCCTGAAGCAGCCTATTAGTTTAGGTGCTGGCTTGTCATATGCTGCTTGTCCTTCAGACGTATTAGGTAAAAAAGCTAATTCACTTCTCCTTCAGCAAGGCTTAGCTCTTCTGCAGTCTGTGGCAAATGCAGCTGGAAGGGTTGAAACCCTTAAAGGTTTCCCTCTGCAGAAATCTGAAAGGACATTCCCAAATCTTGAACCTTTGTCACGTACCCTCTCCAAAATGTATTTTCCAAATAGACAGGAGATGTTATTAGGCTCTGCAAGGTTAAGCCACTCAATGCTTATGTGGGACATGCTTAAGTACTCCCTCCTTTCAATGGAAATTGCTGCTCGTTGCGGAAGGACACATATGAAACCAACATATGGGCTTGATGCCTTGTATAAGGAACTTGAATCATCGAGTGGATTTACGCTGTCCTTGTTGCTAAAAATTGTTCAAAGCACACGCAGTAAGAATTCTCTGCATGTGCTTCAGAGGTTTAGAGGTATTCAAAGCTTTGCAGAATCGATTTGCTCTGCAGTTTCTGTAGATCGTGGTGGCCACACAAGTGAAG GTAATATGCTATGTATCTTAAAGAATATTGACATGGAAGTTTCATATCCTGATATTCAATTTTGGAATCGGGCTTCTGATCCTATCCTTGCCCATGACCCTTTTTCATCCCTGATGTGGGTTCTTTTTTGTCTTCCATACCCGTTCTTATCATGTGAGGACTCCCTGTTATATCTTGTGCACCTCTTCTATGCTGTTACAGTAGTTCAG GCAATAATTACATATTGTGGGAAATATCAATGCAACATAAGTGAATTAGGTCTTGATGATTGTTTGATTACTGACATATCCAAACTTACCGAAAAGTCAGGCTGTATTCGGGAATATTTCTTTTCAAACCATATTGGCCATTCTGGTAATATCAAGAACACAATTCGTAGCTTGAGTTTTCCTTATTTGCGGAGATGTGCATTGCTCTTTAAAATGTTGAACTCTTCTGCACGAGTGCCATTTTGTGAGGGGGACAGTGTGTTGGATAGATCTCATGCCATCCATGACATGACGGACAACACTGACAGTGCACAGGCAGAGATCAATGAAATTGAACGGCTAGAGGACATGTTCAAGGTTCCATCACTAGATTTTGTTCTTAAGGATGAATTACTGCATTCACTAGCTGTGAATTGGTTCAATCATTTGTGTAAGGAGTTTGAAGTGAATGGATTAAGAAGCAGCATGCACTGCAACCCTGCAGCTCCATTTCGGTTAATGCATCTGCCTCGGCTTTACCAGGATCTCTTGCAGAG GTATATTAAACAACGTTGTTCTGACTGCAAATCTGTTCTGGATGAACCTGCCTTGTGCTTGCTTTGTGGTAGATTATGCTCTCCAAGCTGGAAGTCCTGTTGCAG GGAAAGTGGATGTCAAACTCATGCAATGGCCTGTGGTGCTGGTACTGGAGTATTTCTTTTGATTAAG AGAACAACAATCCTGCTACAAAGATCCGCACGTCAGGCTCCCTGGCCATCACCTTACTTGGATGCTTTTGGTGAAGAG GATGTTGAGATGCATAGAGGAAAGCCTTTGTACTTGAATGAAGAACGTTATGCGGCTTTAACTAATATG GTGGCGTCTCATGGTCTTGACCGAAGTTCCAAGGTTCTTGGGCAAACTACTATTGGTTCTTTTTTCATGGTTTAG